In Pseudonocardia sp. DSM 110487, the sequence CACATCCACGATGTGGGCAAGCCGTAGCCATCGGGCGGCGGCTACCCTGACCGCGAGCACGCGGGTGGACGCGACGGGCAAGGGGGCAGTGGGTGGAGACCGAGCTCGGTGCGCGCCTGCGTGCGGAACGGCTGCGTCAGGGGCTGTCCCTCCGCGCGCTCGCGCAGCGGGTGGGCGTGTCGGCGAGCATGTTGTCGCAGGTGGAGATCGGGCGCAGTCGCGCATCGGTGTCCACGCTCTACGCCGTCGTCGAGGAGCTCGGCCTGTCGATGGACGCGCTCTTCGCCCGGGAAGGTGCCGGGGCCGAGTGGCCGGACTCGGTCCGGGGCGAGCCGGTGGTGCGCAGCACCGAACGGTCCCGCATCGTGCTCGACACCGGGGTGGTGTGGGAGCGCCTCGCGCACCTCGACCCCGGCGAGCTGGAGTTCCTGGAGGCGACCTACCCGGCGGGGAGCACGTCAGGGGCGTCCGGGCGGTTCAGCCAGCACACGGGCCTCGACTGCTGCTACGTGCTGTCGGGGCAGCTCACGCTCCACCTCGGGTTCGAGGCCTACGAGCTCGGAGTCGGCGACTCCGCGGCCTTCGACGCCACCCGGCCCCACAAGCTCGAGAACACCGGCACCGAGGACTGCCGTGCGCTGTGGTTCATCGTTCACCGGTCCGGACGCACCTGGCCGGGGAACCACTCCCGCTCCGATCCCGCATCGGGGAACGCCGAGACGAGGTGATCGCGGGATCGCACGGCCCGCCGCAGCAGGTCGTCCAGGTCGACGTCGAGCAGCTTGCCCGCGCGCTTGCGGCACCGCCCCGCCACGTACACGGTGTCGACGAGGCCGGGGTGTGCCGCGTAGACCACGGCGCCGAGCGGGTTGTTGAGCGGTGACGTCGCCACCGACGGCGCCAGTACGATCACGTCGGCCTGCTTGCCGGGCGTCAGCGACCCCGTGCGGTCGTCCAGCCCGCACGCCCGTGCCCCGTCGATGGTGGCGAACTCGACGACGTCGCGGCAGGTGAGGTCGAGCCGCTCGGGTGCGGTGCCCTCCTGGACGTGGCGGTCGTTGTCCAGGGCCCGCTGCACGCCGATCGCCGTGCGCATGGTGGCGAACATGTCCCCGCCGTTGAGGCTGCAGACGTCGATCGAGAGGCTGGGGCGCACGCCGGCCCGCAGTAGCCGACCGGTGGCCGGCCAGCCGTGGCCCATCGCCATCTCGACGTCGGGGGCCACCGAGGCGCTTCCGCCCGAGTCGGCGATCATTCGGAGCTCGTCGTCGTCGAGCGTGCAGCAGTGGACGTATGTCGTGCGGTCGCGGAGCAGGCCCTCGCTGCGCAGCCGCCGAATCGGGCCACTGCGGCCCCACTCGCCGTCGCCGACGTGCACGGTGATCGGCAGGTCGAGCTCGGCGGCGAGCTTGTAGTCGTGGGCGTTGACCTCGGCAGTGGTGAACTGCGGGCCGCGCAGGGCGATGGCCATCGTGACCAGGCCGTCGTCCGAGGCGAACTGCTCGGAACGGATCCGGCGGACGTCGCCGGTGTGCGGGACGTCGGAGGGCACGGCGCCCCATTCGTGGGCGCCGCCGCCGTGGGCGAACACCGCCCGCAGCCCCGCGTCCCGCAACGCCTGGACGGCGGCGTCGCCGTGCTGCGGGGTGTAGAGGTTGTGCGACCAGTCGAGCAGCGTCGTGATCCCGGAGTCCAGGGCCTCCACCGCGCCGAGCAGGTTGGCGACGTAGGTGTCCTCGGGACGGAAGTGCCTGCTCAGCCCGCTGTGGATGCCCACCAGGTACTGGCCGAGCGTCCAGTTCGCGGCGTAGCCGCGCACGACCGACTGCCAGGTGTGCCGGTGCGTGTCGACGAAGCCCGGCATCACGATGTGCCCCGGCACGTCGACCACGTCGGTGCCGGCCGGCGGCTCGACCCGCGCGCCGACCGCGGCGATCCGGTCGCCCTCGATGAGGACGTCGCCGCGGGGGAGGACGTCGGTGGCGGGGTCAGCCGTGATGACGACGCCGCCCCGCAGCAGCGTGCGGGCGGGGGGAGCGGTGGGGGACATCGAACAACTCCGTTCGTGTCGAGCCGGCCGGGCTCCCCGAGTGTGCAGCAACACTCGCCTCATGTGAAGTGACACTTGACGGCCTCGCTACGGTCTCCACATGCGACGGGGAAGGGGCCGACCGTGCTGATCGGGTTCGCGGGGATCGGCCGGATGGGCCGTCCGATGGCACGCAACCTGGTGGCGGCGGGCTACCGCGTCCTCGGCCACGACCCCGCGCTCGATCGGATGCCGGACGGGGTCATGCCGGTGGCCGACGCCGCGGCGCTGGCCGAGGCGCCGATCAGCATCAGCATGCTCCCCGACGCCGTGACCACCCGGGATCTCGTGCTGGGCGCGCTGTCGGGCGCCGGAGCGGACCACGTCCACGTCGTCATGGGTACGGTCGGCCCGCAGGTGGTGCGCGAGCTCGCGGCAGGCGGCCCGGTGGCGATCGTCGACGCCCCGGTGTCGGGCAGCGTGCAGCTCGCCGAGACCGCGGCGATCAGCACCATGGTCGGCGGGCACCCCGATCACGTCGAGCGGGTGCGCCCGGTGCTCGCCGCGATGACGTCGGCCCAGTTCCTCACCGGCCCGGTGGGTTCGGGGTCCGTCGCCAAGCTCGCGGTGAACGCGGTGCTGGGCGTGCTCAGCCATGGCGTCGCCGAGGGCATCCTGATCGCCGAGTGCGGCGGGCTGGATCCCGCCGTCTTCTACGAGGTGCTGCGCGGCAGCGCGGCGGGCGCCCCGTACGTCGGGTACAAGGAGCAGGCGTTCCTCGACCCCGACGCTGCGGGCGTCGCGGCACCGGTGTCGCTGATCCGCAAGGACATGGGACTCGCGCTCGACCTGGCGCGCGGGCACGGGCTCGGTCTGCCCGCGTCGGAGGTGGCGTTCGCGGTGCTCGACGATGCCGTGGCGGCCGGGCTGGGGGAGCAGGACATGGCGCGGGTGCTCACCGCGTTGCGCAGGCGAACCGACGAAGGAGACGAACCGATGACCGAGAACGGGGTCGAGGCGACCATCCGGTCCCTCGAAGACGCCCGCTACGACGCCGTGGTGCGCGGCGACATCGCGGCGTTCGTCGAGCTCGCCCATCCCGACCTGACCTACACCCACTCCAACGGCAGCGTGGACACGCTCGACTCCTACCGGGAGAAGCTCGAGTCGGGCTACTACGACTACCACCGGATCGACCACCCGATCGACCGGATCGTCGTGGAGGGGGACACGGCGCTGGTCATCGGCGAGATGCACGCGGACATCACCGCCGGTGGCACGCGCAAGGCGCTCGCCAACCGCGCGCTGGCGGTGTGGGTGCGGGTGGACGGGACGTGGCGGTTGCTGGCCTACCAGCCGACGGTGCTGCCGGAGGGTTCCGGGGCGCGGTGATGCCTCCGGTCATCTCGCCGGCGCCGGCCCGGCGCCGGATTCCTCGCCGGAGTGCGGTAGCAGCGCGCTGACCGCCGCGATGGCCAGGCCGAGCCCGGCCGCGATGAGGAAGACCAGGTCGTAGCCGGCGGCGAGGGCGGCAGGGGAATCCGCGTCGGTCTCCGCCGCGGCTCTGGCGCCGGCGGCCGTCGCGAGCACCGCCAGGCCGATCGACCCGCCTACCTGACTGGCGGTGTTGGCCAGGCCGCCGATGATCCCCGCGTCGCCCTCGGGGGCATCGGCGGTCGCCGCCGCCATGAGAGTGGGGAAGGTCAGCCCGATGCCGACCGCGACGAGCAGCGTGGGCCCGAGCACGCTCGTGACGTAGCCACTGTCGGCGTGGGCCTGGGCGAGCCAGCCGAAACCGGCCAGGAAACAGCCGCAACCGGCCAGCATCAGCGGGCGCACACCGGTGCGCGGCAGCAGGGCGGCGGCCCATCGCGCGACCACCAGGAACGTCACCGCCGCAGGTGTCTGCCCCAGTCCGGCGTCGAGCGCGCTGAAGCCGAGGACGTTCTGCAGGAACAGCGACGTGAAATACCACATAGCGATGGCGATCCCGCCGAACAGCATCAACATGGCGTTGCCGACGGCCACCCCCCGGATCGTGAACAGCCGCAGGGGCATCATCGGGTGAGCGGCGAAACGCGCCTCCACCACGATGAACACGACGAGCAGGACCAGGCCCGCCACGACCGGCCCGACGACCGGTGCGGACGCCCAGCCGTGATCGGCGCTGTGCATGACTCCGTAGATCAGCGCGGCCAGCCCTACCGTCCCCGTGACCGCGCCGACGAGGTCGAGCGGTTCCCGTCGAACGGCTCGCCCGCCGGCCAGCGCGATCATGGCCACTACGATCAGTACCGCGCCGATCGGCACGTTGATCAGGAAGACCCACCGCCACGACAGGCCGGTTGTGAGGGCACCACCCACGACGGCGCCGGCCATCCCGCCCACACCGCCGGAGGCCGCCCACATGCCGAACGCCCGGGCCCGCGCCTTCTCCTCGGTGAAGTAGGTGTTGAGCACGACCAGCGTCGCCGGGGCCAGCATGGCGGCTCCCATGCCCTGCACGACACGGGCCGCCACCAGGACCTCCGGAGCGGAGCTCATGCCGGCGACCAGGCTCGAGGCCGAGAACGAGAACATCCCGGCGATCAGGATCCGGCGGTGGCCGAACAGGTCGGCGGCGCGGCCGCCCAGCAGCATGAAGCCGGCGAAGGTGAGCAGGTAGCCATTCACCACCCGGGCGAGGCCGGTGGGCGTGAAGCCCAGGTCCAGGCGGATCGAGGGCAACGCGACGTTCACGATGGACGCGTCCAGGATCACCATGAACTGGCAGGCACACGCCAGTGAGAGGATCAACCAGGCGGGTCCGGCGTGCCGCCCGGCCCTCTGAGCTGCGGTGCTGGTGCTGGTCATGACTTCCCCGTCTCCGACCGGCCGCTCACGCGGTCCGGGAGGTCGTTCCGGCCATGGCGTCGCGGGCGTTCCCGTTGCCCACGGCGATATCGGTGACGCCGCGGCCCGCCAGCAGCCGGGCCGTGATCTGGGCCAGTCGCCGACCTTGGTACCTGGCCGCCTCCAGCGCCGCGGTGTCCGGGCCGTCCCCGGTCGGGCCGGTCACCGCCGAGGTGCCGTAGGGGTTGCCGCCGGCGGCGGACACGGCCGGATCGGTGAATCCGGGCGGGACGATCAACGCCCCCCAGTGGTAGAAGACGTTGCCCAGCGACAAGATCGTCGCCTCGTTGCCGCCGTGCCGGTTGAACGCCGAAGTGAAGGCCGTCACCGGCTTGTCGGCCAGTCGGCCTTCGTGCCACAGTCCGCCTGCCTGGTCGATGAACTGCTTGAGCTGCGCGGCCGGCGCACCGAACCGCGTCGGCGTCCCGAACGCGAACGCGTCGGCCCACGCCAGGTCCTCGAGCGATGCCAGTGCGACCGATGCGGTGGCATCGGCGTGCTGCCGCCACCGCGGGTCCTGGTCGATCGCACTGTCGGGCGCCAGCTCGGCGACCCGCCGCAGCCGCACTCCGGCCCCGGCGGAGGCAGCGCCCTCGGCGACGGCCTGCGCGAGTGCGTGGACCGCGCCCGTCGCGCTGTAGTAGATGACGGCAACCTTCACAGTCATGCCCGGCTCCTCGACGCAGTAAGGTTAGTTATCTGCATAATAGTTATGCGCGTAACTAACCTGTCAAGGAGGCCCGTGGACTTCGAGCACGCCGACGCCATCAACCAGGCCATCCGCCTGCTGAGCCTGCGCCACCGGGCCAGGGCCGCGGCGCTGCTGGCCCCGCTCGGCCTGCACCCCGGCCAGGAGGCACTCCTGCTCGTGCTCGCCCGGACCGGCCCGATGATCCAGGCCCAGCTCAGTGAGGCGCTCGCGGTCGAGCCGCCCAGCGTCACGCTCATGACCCGCAAGCTCGAAGCATCCGGCCATGTCCGCCGCACACCGGTGCCCTCAGACAAGCGCGCCAGCATCGTGGAACTCACCGACAGCGGCGAGGTGCTCGTCGAGCAGGTCAAGCGGCTGTGGTGTGCTCTGGCGGAGGAAACCGTGGCCGGGCTGCCCGCCCGGACCGTGGCCGAACTACCCGGCGTCCTGACGACCCTGACCGTCAACGTGGACACCAGGCGCCCCGGCTACCCGCGCGGCCGCCGAAACGGGCCGGTCGCGGAATCGTGACCGGAGGGTCCGGTCGATCAGGTCACGACCTGCTCGTCGAGGAAGCCGGTGACGATCCGCACCACGTCGTCGGGGCGCTCGATGTGCAGGCAGTGGCTCGACCCGGGCCCGGTCACCAGCTCGTAGGTGGCCTTGGGGATGGCGTCGGCCACCGCCTTCGCCTGCCGCGGCGGGGTCAGCAGGTCCTGCTCGCCGACGACGACGAGCGTCGGCGCCTCGATCCCACCGAGGCGGTCGAGCGTGTCGAGCGCGAGGTCGGCGTCCCACTGCTCCACGGTGACCGCCATCTGGGCCTCGGTCTGGGGGAAGGCGGGCAGCATCGGTTCCAGCAGCTGCGGGAGGTCCGGCCGGTCCAGCAGCTCGGGGGAGAACGCGAGCCCGGCGACGGCCAGCGCCGCCTCCATGTCCCGCACCGCGTAGGGGAGTCGGAGCGCGGACAGCATCGAGCGCTGGAAGCCGTCGCACCGGCCCCATGTCGCGTACAGGACCGCCGAGGCGACCTGCCGCGGATGCGCCATGGCGAGCTCCTGCACCACGGCTGATCCGAGGGACCAGCCCATGGCATGTGCCCTCGGCACGTCGAGGGCCTCGAGCAGCGCGGATGCGTCCTCCGCCATGGAGGCCGCTGTGATCGGGCCCTCGCCGCGTTCGCTGCCCCCGAGTCCCCGGTTGTCGAAGGCGATGACCCGGTAGCGCTCGGCGAGGCGGGGCAGCAGCTCGCCCCACAGCAGGATGGAGCCGGAGGTGCCCATCACGAGCAGGAGGGGGTCGCCGTCCCCGCTCACCTCGTAGTTCAGCGCGACTCCGGTACGGACGGTCTGCACGGGCACGGGAACCTCCTGCTCAGCGGTAGACGAGCGAACCGTCGTCGAGGTCGGCCTTCGGAAGGATCTCCGCCTCCTGCTCGTGCTCGAGCATGTGCGTCCACGGCTCGCGGTCACCCTGCTTGAACAGGACGTGCTGGGAGCGCATGACGTACCCGGCGTTGAAGTTCTCCGGATCCGACCACGGCCGGATCTCCATGTCGGCGTCCTCCGGCCGCAGCGTCGGGACAACCACCGTGGCGCCCTTGTCCCCCATGTGTCGGAACAGGCGGTCGACCAGATCGATCACCAGGTCCACGCGCAACGTCCAGCTGTGCCGGAAGTAGCCGAACACGTAGGCCATGTTCGGCACATCGCTGATCATGACGCCGCGCCAGGTGAGCCGTCGGGTGAAGTCGACCGGTTCGCCGTCGACGGTGAAGGCCACGTCGCCGAAGGCCGACAGGTTGAATCCGGTGGCCGTCACCACGACGTCGGCCTCGATCTCCTCGCCCGAGCCGACACGGATGCCCTTCTCGGTGAACTCCTCGATGGTGTCGGTGACGATCGAGGCCTTGCCCTCGCGCAGCGCCGCGAACAGGTCGCCGTCCGGGACGATGGCGATGCGCTGCTGCCACGGGCGGTACCGCGGGGTGAAGTGCTTCTCGACGTCGAAGCCATCGGGAAGCAGCGGGCGCATCGAGTCGATGAGGAATGTGTGCAGCTCATCGGGCGCATCCTGCGACATCCGAGTGAGCCAGTGCTGTTGCGCGATGTACTGACGGCGCAGGATCTCGTGCGTCCACTCCTCCGGGATGTCCAGCTCGCGCAGCGTCACGGCGAGCTCGTGGGTGACCGGCGGCGCGAAGTAGTAGGACGGGGAGCGCTGCAGCATCGTCACGTGCTCCGCCTTCTCCGCCATCGCGGGGATCAGCGTCGCCGCGGTGGCGCCGGAGCCGATGACGACGATGCGCTTGCCCGTGTGGTCGAGGTCATCGGGCCAGCCCTGCGGGTGCACGATCAGGCCCTGGAACCGGTCCATGCCCTCCCATCGCGGCTGGTAGGGCCTGGCGTGGTTGTAGTAGCCCTGGCACATCCACAGGAAGTCGGTGGTGAACCGCAGCCGTTGTCCGGTGTCCTCCCGGGTGACCTCGACGGTCCATCGGCGGTCCTCCGTGGACCAGGCGGCCGCGGTGACCCGGTGCCGGTAGCGGATGTGCCGGTCCAAGTCGTCCTCGTCGATGACCTCGTCGAGGTAGGCGAGGATCTCCTCTCCCGCCGCGATCGACGGGCCACGCCACGGCTTGTGCCGGTAGCCGTAGGTGAACAGGTCGCTGTCCGAGCGCACCCCCGGGTACCGGTGCGTCCACCAGGTCCCGCCCCGGTTGTCCTGCGCGTCCAGGATGGCGAAGGTGCGCTCGGGGAAGCGCTCCCGCAGGTGGTGCGCGGCGCCGATCCCGGATACCCCGGCCCCGACGATGAGGACGTCGACGTGACCGGCGTCCTGGGTTTCCGCGATGTCCCGCTCGGGGGCTGTGCCTGGTGCAGTCGTCATGTTTCGACCTTCGACGGGGTGGAGATCGTGACGCAGGTCACCGTATACAGATCTTCCGGAACGCATGATGTCCCAAATTCGGACAGACTCGGACCTTGACCGGGGGCGCACGATGTGAGGTGGGCACGGGGAGGTGCGAACGCATGGGAGACCTCGCGGATCGCAGGCTCCTGCTCACCTCCGCCCGCGCCGCGTTCCTGGAGCGCGCGGACACGGATCTGCGCGGCGTGCCCGGCCACGTGGCCGCGTCATGGCGGCGCAGCGTCTCCAGCGGGGTCCACCCGAGTGTCGTGATCACCGAGTACCACAGCGACCTCGACTTCGGCTCCCGCCTCGTCCGTTGCGCACTGCCGGTGATCGAGCAGCTCGGCGAGCAGATCGCGGACATCCCGACGTGCGTGGCGCTGACCGACGACCGGGCCCGGCTGCTCGTCAGGAGAGACAGCAGCCGGTGGTCCGGCCGCGTCGCCGACCGCCTGTACTTCGCGCAGGGCTTCGGCTACGCCGAGGGGTCGGTCGGCACCAACGGCGTCGGGACGGTCCTGGAGTTCGGCGATTCGGTGCACATCGTCGGAGCCGAGCACTTCGTCGAGAGCCTGCAGCCCTACGCCTGTGCGGGCGCGCCGATCCGCGACCCGTTCACCGGCCGGATCGAGGGCGTGCTGGACATCAGCTGCCTGAGCGAGGACTCCTCGCCGATCCTGCACTCGCTGGTCCGCTCGGCGGCCGCGCGCATCCAGCGCAACCTGCTGGCGGACCGCAACCAGCAGCAGCAGGCGCTGTTCGACACCTACACCCGCGTCGACGCCCGCAGCAGGCAGGCCGTCCTTGCCGTCGGGCCGCGGACGGTGATGGCGAACTCGCCGATGCAGACCCTGCTCGACCCGGGCGACATGCTGGCACTGCAGGACCACCTGCGGTTCCTCATGATCCGCCACGCGACCGTGGACGAGCGGGTCGACCTGCCGTCCGGGGCGCGGGTGCGGCTGCGCGGGTCCACGGTGACCGTCGGTGCCGCCGACGCCGGGATGGTCGCGGTGGTGTCGGTGCTGAACGAGGTCGACGGCGGCGCGGGGGCGCCCGCGCGGGCCGTACGAGCGGCGGAGAGCGGATCGCCGGCATGGCGGGTCGCCTCGGCGGCCGTCGGGCGGGCACTGCGCGCCGGCTCGGCGGTCCTCGTCATCGGAGAGCCCGGCAGCGGGCGGTTCACGCTGCTGTCGGAGCGCTACCGGCACATCCACGAGACGGGCCGCGTCGTCGGCATCGAGGCGGAGCAGGTCGAGGCCGCTCCCATGGACGTCGCCGCCGCGATCCTGCGGCCGGAGCCGTCACCGGCGCTGCCCGTGCTGCGGGACGTCGACCGCCTGTCGGGAGCCGCGATGGACGCGCTGCTCGCCGCGCTCGGCGACGACGTGCCGTCCATCGCGGCCACCGCGGCCGAGCCCACGCACGACGCGCTGCTCACGTTGTTCGGCACATCGGCGACGGTGCCACCGCTGCGGAACCGCTCGGGCGACCTGCCGGCGCTGGTCGACGCCCTGCTAGCAGGGCTGGCCGCGCACCGCGACGTGCGGCTCTCCCGGGAGGCGCTGCGGCTGCTGAGCCGCTACGACTGGCCCGGCAACGTGCGCCAGCTCAGGGATGCGCTCGCGTCGGCGCTGCGCCGCCGTCCCGTGGGCCGCATCGAGGCGGCGGACCTGCCGGCGTTCTGCCAGAGCGCGCCGCGCAGCTCGCTGCGTCCGGTCGACCAGGCCGAGCGCGACGCGATCGTCAACGCGCTGCGCGACGCCGGCGGCAACCGGGTGGCCGCGGCGGCCGCGCTCGGCCTGGCGCGCTCGACGCTCTACCGGAAGATCCGGCAGTACCGGATCACCGTCTGAGCGGAGCCTCGCGCTGTGCGGCGCGAGCGCCCACCCGATCGCCGAACGCGCGACGCCTCGGTGTGAGTATGGTTTTGCCCACACCACTGTAAGCGGCTCGCCAGGGGGACATCATGCGAGTGGTCGGTCTTGCGGCAGGTTCTGCGATGGTGGCGGCAGCGCTGCTCATCGGACCAGGTACCGCGAACGCGGCGACCGGCGCCAGTGCGCCCGTCGCGTCATCCCTGCCCTCGGAGGGTGGCACCGGCGGCGACGCCTGTGCAGGCCTCCCGGTCGGCATGCAGGAGCTGCTCTGCCCGAGCCAGGGCGGTGCGGACGAACAGGCGTCCGATACCTCGGGGGGCTCCGCGACCGGCGGCACCGGAAGCGGCACCGCGCCCACCGGCGGCACGACCGGCACCGCCCCGGCAGCCGGTACCTCGGCTTCGACCCCCACGACCCCGCCCGGCGTCGTCAGCAACTTCCTGATCTGGCTCGCCGGCGTGTTCAAGGCCGCGGGTCTGTAGTAGTACCCGGTCAGCGTCGGCCGAGGAGGCTGTCGGCGACGTTGTGCAGGTGCCGGTGCATGGCGACCTGGGCGCCGTCAGGGTCGCGGTCGCGCAGCGCATCGACGATGGCGGTGTGCTCGGTGTGGTAGCAACGGCGCCGCTCGGGGGTGGAGGTGCGGCGCTTCAGGCTTCCCCACACGGGCAGGTGCCGGGCGGTGTTCATGACGTCGAACATGTTCATGAGCAGGCCGTTGTGGGCGGCCTCCGCGATGGCGCGGTGCAGCCTCGCGTCCCATGCCTCGAAGGCCTCGAACCCGTCGGCCTCGCCGCCGCGGTCGAGGCAGCGCCCGATCCGGTCGAGGTCGGCCTGGGTGGCGACGCGCGCGGCGAGCGCTGCGACGGGAGGCTCGAGGACGAGCCGGACCTGCATGATCTCGGCCGGACTTGTGTCGGGCGGTGCGCCCCGCCGCGGCGCTGGAGCCTCGGCGAGGAAGGTGCCGCGCCCGACGTGGCGGACGATCACGCCCTCGTGCTCGAGTGCCTCCAGGGCACGCCGGATCGCGCTGCGCGGGGCGGAGAGGCGCTCGACCAGGTCGCGCTCCGTCGGCAGCTTGGATCCCGGCCCGAACGTGCCGTCCTCCGCGCCCTGGGCCAACAGGGAGCGCAGCGAGTGTTCCACCGCGGTCACCGCGGCAGTCTAACCAGATAGACCAATATGAACCAATAGTCGCCGGCCATCGACAGGCGCGACGCTCCAGCGTACGGTCTGCGGCGCCTCAATTGGTGTCGATTGGTTCAGATTGGTTGTCCATGAAGCTGGTGACCTTCTCGTCGGGGACCGGCCCGTGCGTCGGCGTGGTGGACGCCGGCGCGCGCCTGGTCCGTGACGCGACCGCGCTGCTTCCGCACGGGGCAGGGGTGCTCGACGTCATCGAGATGTGGGCAGAGCTCGGGCCCGTACTGGCCGAGCGCGCGGGGGAGCTCCCGGCGCAGGCCTTGGACGGGGTCACCCTGCTCGCGC encodes:
- a CDS encoding FadR/GntR family transcriptional regulator, producing MTAVEHSLRSLLAQGAEDGTFGPGSKLPTERDLVERLSAPRSAIRRALEALEHEGVIVRHVGRGTFLAEAPAPRRGAPPDTSPAEIMQVRLVLEPPVAALAARVATQADLDRIGRCLDRGGEADGFEAFEAWDARLHRAIAEAAHNGLLMNMFDVMNTARHLPVWGSLKRRTSTPERRRCYHTEHTAIVDALRDRDPDGAQVAMHRHLHNVADSLLGRR